The following proteins are encoded in a genomic region of Pseudodesulfovibrio mercurii:
- a CDS encoding tRNA nucleotidyltransferase, whose translation MKVYLAGGAVRDLLLGRPIHDRDYLVMDATREEFRRAFPQAREVGRTFPVFLVDNIEFSFPRADSLDEELKARDLTVNAQLLDEHGEVIFHPQGFDDLEARILRPASSHSLADDPLRVLRAARFSAQLPDFTAHQELIEAMRAVGRCGGLAAVSADRVVPELRKALESPRPGNFLRLLAEADCLLPWFPEFEKGRTIPAGPLPYHHSDVLAHTCRVMDDLAGDPVAVWMGLTHDLGKILTPRERLPRHYGHDLAGVPLAEGAALRLRMPNEYKNAGMKAARWHMTAARYGQLRPGTRVDLLMDLHLSGTLTPLFELVRADHGEQYGDRARKELAAILPVRLAPEDRNHGAESGEKLRMLRAQVLRGGPPAGDGFDKYSTTD comes from the coding sequence ATGAAAGTGTATCTGGCTGGCGGCGCGGTCCGCGATCTCCTGCTCGGCAGGCCCATCCACGACCGGGACTACCTGGTCATGGACGCCACCCGCGAGGAATTCCGCCGGGCCTTTCCCCAGGCCCGCGAGGTGGGCCGGACCTTCCCGGTCTTCCTGGTGGACAACATCGAGTTCTCCTTCCCCAGGGCGGACTCCCTGGATGAAGAGTTAAAAGCCAGAGACCTGACTGTCAATGCGCAACTGCTCGATGAACACGGCGAAGTCATCTTCCATCCCCAGGGGTTCGACGACCTCGAGGCGCGCATCCTGCGTCCGGCCTCAAGCCACTCCCTGGCCGACGACCCGCTCCGGGTCCTGCGCGCGGCCCGGTTCTCGGCCCAGCTGCCGGACTTCACGGCACACCAGGAGCTGATCGAGGCCATGCGCGCGGTGGGCCGCTGCGGAGGACTTGCGGCCGTGTCCGCCGACCGCGTGGTCCCGGAGCTGCGCAAGGCCCTGGAGAGCCCCCGGCCCGGCAACTTCCTGCGCCTCCTGGCCGAGGCGGACTGCCTGCTGCCGTGGTTCCCCGAGTTCGAGAAGGGGCGGACCATCCCGGCGGGTCCCCTGCCCTACCACCACAGCGACGTGCTGGCACACACCTGCCGGGTCATGGACGACCTGGCCGGGGACCCGGTGGCCGTCTGGATGGGCCTGACCCACGACCTCGGCAAGATCCTGACCCCCCGGGAACGGCTGCCCCGCCACTACGGCCACGACCTGGCGGGCGTGCCCCTGGCCGAAGGCGCCGCCCTGCGCCTGCGCATGCCCAACGAATACAAGAACGCGGGCATGAAGGCGGCCCGCTGGCACATGACCGCGGCCCGCTACGGCCAGCTGCGGCCCGGCACCCGCGTGGACCTGCTCATGGACCTGCACCTGTCCGGGACCCTGACCCCCCTGTTCGAACTCGTCCGGGCCGACCACGGCGAGCAATACGGCGACCGGGCCCGAAAGGAGCTGGCGGCCATCCTGCCCGTCCGGCTCGCGCCCGAGGACCGCAACCACGGGGCCGAGTCCGGCGAGAAGCTGCGCATGCTCCGTGCTCAGGTCCTGCGCGGCGGCCCGCCTGCGGGCGACGGTTTTGACAAATATTCCACAACCGACTAA
- a CDS encoding flagellar protein FlaG — MNIPEMNIDMKQELRSESVVPATAVQRSSSQDGLSRRDDAVTAQSKAGADRQSDSPTREELETLIGEAEEHLEANNVKLKFNILENNDTIQVEIVDSDGKTIRKIPDDELIKLTKSLKSLGQGFLDRVS; from the coding sequence ATGAATATCCCCGAGATGAACATCGACATGAAGCAAGAGCTGCGCTCGGAGAGCGTTGTTCCGGCCACGGCCGTGCAGAGGTCGTCCTCCCAGGACGGCCTGTCCCGGCGCGACGACGCGGTCACGGCGCAGAGCAAGGCAGGGGCGGACAGGCAGTCCGACAGTCCGACCCGGGAAGAACTGGAAACCTTGATCGGCGAGGCCGAGGAACACCTTGAGGCCAACAACGTCAAGCTGAAGTTCAACATCCTGGAGAACAACGACACGATTCAGGTGGAGATCGTCGATTCCGACGGGAAGACCATCCGCAAGATTCCGGACGACGAACTGATCAAGCTGACCAAGTCCCTGAAGAGTCTCGGACAGGGGTTCCTGGACCGCGTGTCCTAG
- a CDS encoding PEP/pyruvate-binding domain-containing protein, with translation MAKAKNDATDTAPAAKAKKVDAKVEGLKQKLVLNGAEIKKIGEDAELLVGGKNYNTAIISQVPGIRAPEFRAISSHAFHILLDETKVNAAVVRATVDKEYNKIDWYSDAVNEDSDYLQNFVRDVGKKIGEESRKQSGTPIRLRTFINNVVEGFATSPEGIDQLRMRSVLVQSAILSVDMPEEVGKEVKAAYQSICKEAGLDDVPVAVRSSAAGEDSRKKAFAGLQDTYLNIIGADECLEAYHWDCASAYNLRSMTYRREAILDAITKAEKTGDDTIAETAKKEWAIEHTSLSVCIMRMINPVISGTAFSADTATGCRGTDRNDLVSIDASYGLGEAVVGGMVTPDKFYVFQREGGREVVIRYMGCKEKKIVYKEDGSGTHVVKVADNEVFRWALSIAQAETVAQGVRNISRAYGGMIMDTEFCIDKTDRLWFVQARPETRWNEDFELHPHTIFMRRLEVDKKAVETAEVILEGNGASRGAGQGTVKYLRSALELNKISKGDILAAERTDPDMVPGMRIASAILADVGGDTSHAAITSRELGIPAIIGIQRIEALRSMDGQQVTVDGSRGKVYRGELPLVEVGGEINVDKLPATKTKVGLILADVGQALFLSRLRNVPDFEVGLLRAEFMLGNIGVHPMALEAYDKDVLNDLVEEKLQEMDHHLTKVMKEQLDSGLITMPLKLREYVGLITGLTRQMESLAEQEGARSTDEVLAMHRRLREMDRKLDEHIAHATERLDVLKTSIDPEAHVAVVLGYHDMLEPTPLARTEAWKVRQQHEKVVGEYVARLKEDPEFEAYLDKITRLREEVALKMGLKSEMDEVATLPDRIRRLLESRGYTTGKENYIQTLSQGLALFAMAFYGSNIVYRTTDFKSNEYRNLLGGSLFEAHEDNPMIGYRGVSRNIHDWELEAFKLARGIYGGHNLSIMFPFVRTLEEARSMKRYLKQVHNLESGKDGLKVILMAEIPSNAILCKEFLKEVDGFSIGSNDMTQMVLATDRDNASLQHIYDEEDPAVVWAILSAIFAGQKACKKVGFCGQGVSNSVILRGLVAIAGIVSASVVPDTYHQTKLDMAAIESENIKTSELGAWLKKQHMVKLQDLLEANSYGHILKKYKSPEDFMEWYEGELDRFSEQLRDHMETPKEEFYRQEMEQFRSVFHKPVIYASWDWHHTVEDAMHHAGFKTFEEQEAALEVQRKKQW, from the coding sequence ATGGCCAAAGCCAAGAATGACGCAACGGATACCGCACCGGCGGCCAAAGCCAAGAAAGTCGATGCCAAGGTGGAGGGGCTCAAGCAGAAGCTTGTCCTCAACGGTGCCGAGATCAAGAAGATCGGCGAGGACGCTGAGCTGCTGGTCGGCGGCAAGAACTACAACACGGCCATCATCAGCCAGGTGCCGGGCATCCGTGCCCCGGAATTCCGGGCCATCTCCTCGCACGCCTTCCACATCCTCTTAGATGAGACCAAGGTCAACGCCGCCGTGGTCCGGGCCACCGTGGACAAGGAGTACAACAAGATCGACTGGTACTCCGACGCGGTCAACGAGGACTCCGACTACCTCCAGAATTTCGTCCGCGACGTGGGCAAGAAGATCGGCGAGGAGTCCCGGAAGCAGTCCGGCACCCCCATCCGCCTGCGCACCTTCATCAACAACGTGGTCGAGGGCTTCGCCACCTCCCCCGAGGGCATCGACCAGCTGCGCATGCGTTCGGTCCTGGTCCAGTCGGCCATCCTGTCCGTGGACATGCCCGAAGAGGTCGGCAAGGAAGTCAAGGCCGCCTATCAATCCATCTGCAAGGAGGCCGGGCTGGACGACGTGCCGGTGGCCGTTCGCTCCTCGGCCGCGGGCGAGGACAGCCGCAAGAAGGCCTTCGCCGGGCTCCAGGACACCTACCTTAATATCATCGGCGCGGACGAGTGCCTCGAGGCCTACCATTGGGACTGCGCCTCGGCCTACAACCTGCGCTCCATGACCTACCGCCGCGAAGCCATCCTCGACGCCATCACCAAGGCCGAGAAGACCGGCGACGACACCATCGCCGAGACCGCCAAGAAGGAGTGGGCCATTGAGCACACCTCCCTGTCCGTGTGCATCATGCGGATGATCAATCCGGTCATCTCGGGCACGGCCTTCAGCGCGGACACGGCCACGGGCTGCCGGGGCACCGACCGCAACGACCTCGTGTCCATCGACGCCAGCTACGGCCTCGGCGAGGCGGTTGTCGGCGGCATGGTCACCCCGGACAAGTTCTACGTGTTCCAGCGTGAGGGCGGCCGCGAGGTGGTCATCCGCTACATGGGCTGCAAGGAGAAGAAGATCGTCTACAAGGAGGACGGCAGCGGCACCCACGTGGTCAAGGTCGCCGACAACGAGGTCTTCCGCTGGGCCCTGTCCATCGCCCAGGCCGAGACCGTGGCCCAGGGCGTGCGCAACATCTCCAGGGCCTACGGCGGCATGATCATGGACACCGAGTTCTGCATCGACAAGACCGACCGCCTGTGGTTCGTCCAGGCCCGGCCCGAGACCCGCTGGAACGAGGACTTCGAACTTCATCCGCACACCATCTTCATGCGCCGCCTCGAGGTGGACAAGAAGGCCGTGGAAACGGCCGAGGTCATCCTGGAGGGCAACGGCGCGTCCCGTGGCGCGGGGCAGGGTACGGTCAAGTACCTGCGTTCCGCCCTGGAACTGAACAAGATCAGCAAGGGCGACATCCTGGCCGCCGAGCGCACCGACCCGGACATGGTTCCCGGCATGCGCATCGCCTCGGCCATCCTGGCCGACGTGGGCGGCGACACCAGCCACGCGGCCATCACCTCGCGCGAGCTGGGCATCCCGGCCATCATCGGCATCCAGCGCATCGAGGCCCTGCGCTCCATGGACGGCCAGCAGGTCACCGTGGACGGCTCCCGTGGCAAGGTCTACCGGGGCGAACTGCCCCTGGTGGAGGTCGGCGGCGAGATCAACGTGGACAAGCTGCCCGCCACCAAGACCAAGGTCGGCCTGATCCTGGCCGACGTGGGCCAGGCCCTGTTCCTGTCCCGCCTGCGCAACGTGCCCGACTTCGAGGTCGGCCTGCTGCGCGCCGAGTTCATGCTCGGCAACATCGGCGTCCATCCCATGGCGCTGGAGGCCTACGACAAGGACGTCCTCAACGACCTGGTGGAGGAAAAGCTCCAGGAGATGGATCACCATCTGACCAAGGTCATGAAGGAGCAGCTGGATTCCGGCCTGATCACCATGCCGCTGAAGCTGCGCGAATACGTCGGCCTGATCACCGGCCTGACCCGCCAGATGGAGTCCCTGGCCGAGCAGGAGGGCGCCCGCAGCACGGACGAGGTCCTCGCCATGCACCGCCGCCTGCGCGAGATGGACCGCAAGCTCGACGAGCACATCGCCCACGCCACCGAGCGTCTGGACGTGCTCAAGACCTCCATCGACCCCGAGGCCCACGTGGCCGTGGTCCTGGGCTACCACGACATGCTCGAACCCACCCCCCTGGCCCGCACCGAGGCCTGGAAGGTCCGCCAGCAGCATGAGAAGGTCGTGGGCGAGTACGTGGCCCGCCTCAAGGAGGACCCGGAGTTCGAGGCCTACCTCGACAAGATCACCCGGCTGCGCGAGGAAGTGGCCCTCAAGATGGGCCTGAAGTCCGAGATGGACGAGGTGGCGACCCTGCCCGACCGCATCCGCCGGCTCCTCGAATCGCGCGGCTACACCACCGGCAAGGAGAACTACATCCAGACCCTGTCCCAGGGACTGGCCCTGTTCGCCATGGCCTTCTACGGCTCGAACATCGTCTACCGGACCACGGACTTCAAGTCCAACGAGTACCGCAACCTCCTGGGCGGCTCCCTGTTCGAGGCCCACGAGGACAACCCCATGATCGGCTACCGGGGCGTCTCCCGAAACATCCATGACTGGGAGCTCGAAGCCTTCAAGCTGGCCCGGGGCATCTACGGCGGCCACAACCTGTCGATCATGTTCCCGTTCGTGCGCACCCTGGAAGAGGCCCGCTCCATGAAGCGCTACCTCAAGCAGGTGCACAACCTGGAATCCGGCAAGGACGGGCTCAAGGTCATCCTCATGGCCGAGATCCCGAGCAACGCCATCCTGTGCAAGGAGTTCCTCAAGGAAGTGGACGGGTTCTCCATCGGGTCCAACGACATGACCCAGATGGTCCTGGCCACGGACCGCGACAACGCCAGCCTCCAGCACATCTACGACGAGGAGGACCCGGCGGTGGTCTGGGCCATCCTGTCCGCCATCTTCGCGGGCCAGAAGGCCTGCAAGAAGGTCGGCTTCTGCGGCCAGGGCGTGTCCAACTCCGTGATCCTGCGCGGCCTGGTGGCCATCGCGGGCATCGTCTCCGCCTCGGTGGTGCCCGACACCTACCACCAGACCAAGCTGGACATGGCCGCGATCGAGTCCGAGAACATCAAGACCAGCGAGCTCGGGGCCTGGCTCAAGAAGCAGCACATGGTCAAGCTCCAGGACCTCCTGGAGGCCAACAGCTACGGTCACATCCTCAAGAAGTACAAGTCCCCCGAGGACTTCATGGAATGGTACGAAGGCGAGCTCGACCGCTTCAGCGAACAGCTCCGCGACCACATGGAGACCCCCAAGGAGGAGTTCTACCGCCAGGAGATGGAGCAGTTCCGTTCGGTCTTCCACAAGCCGGTCATCTACGCCAGCTGGGATTGGCACCACACCGTGGAGGACGCCATGCACCACGCCGGTTTCAAGACCTTCGAGGAGCAGGAGGCGGCGCTGGAAGTGCAGCGCAAGAAGCAGTGGTAG
- a CDS encoding pyruvate carboxylase, with the protein MQPKSFEQVLEEVRGKRILVANRGIPARRICRSITEMFNAKAIMTATDVDKTSPASSGANELLMLGADPRAYLDQERIIREAKANNVVAIHPGWGFCSEDDTFPARCAREGIIFIGPEQEPMRILGNKVAVRKLAIEQGVPVVPGSEGAVSIPEAREIAKEIGFPVMLKAEGGGGGRGIYEVYQEEDLENAFSKASALAQASFGNPRLYVEKLLTSVRHIEIQVIADKYGNVFCLDERDCTVQRNHQKLIEITPSPWPRFTPELRERLKGYARKLVSAVGYYSLATVEFLVDAEGVPYLIEVNTRLQVEHGITECRYGIDLVEEQIAIAFGAKLRLNEENTKPFQWAMQCRINCEDPQKHFEPNSGRITRYVSPGGQGIRIDSCVGDGYRFPSNYDSAAALLIAYGNSWNKVVALMNRALREYMIGGVKTTIPFHLKIIGHKKFVEADYDTNFVRQNYAELMDYSDREPDSLRLTRLVAEISAQGYNRYVQLGEYRGREDKRVGRFHLAEPPEVSSWFEPRFSRKMDRDAILDTLRTDREAGIIHMTDTTTRDITQSNSGNRFRLAEDRIIGPSLDKCGFFSLENGGGAHFHVAMLANMTYPFTEAAEWNKFAPNTLKQILIRSTNILGYKPQPKNVMRLTGEMINEHYEVIRCFDFLNHVDNMRPFAEVAMTSKRNIFEPAISLSWAKGFTVERYMTVTDEIIRMCSEAAGISRKQTEKTIILGLKDMGGVCPPRFMRELISAITEKYPELVIHSHRHYTDGLFVPTMGAAAQAGAHIVDVAIGASVRWYGQGEVLSTAAYIEDELGLQTHLDKDMIRATNFRLKQIMPYYDRYTAPYFQGIDHDVVRHGMPGGATSSSQEGALKQGYIKLLPYMLKFLEGTRKVVRYHDVTPGSQITWNTAFLAVTGAYKRGGKREVRRMLNILDIVTLCGEGELTDLEREARLDLYRDSNDAFRNLLLGKFGKLPLGFPADWVYQSAFGSGWETAIKERTEASPLTTLKDVDLVAEKKALQSRLHRQPSEEEFIMYLNHPGDAIKTIDFCEKFGNINNLPVDVWFEGLEKGEILDFQGNCKKPHIMRILDISEPDENGMAVVRYVLDSEIMSHQVKVAEAEAGAKDATELADPSNIFHVGSPSNGDLWVTHVRPGDRVKAGEELFNISIMKQEKAVLAPVSGMVRRVIKSANYTEDKKMIPVVEGELLVELGPEAGVCPTCKTVVPSEDCNFCPNCGQKL; encoded by the coding sequence ATGCAGCCGAAGTCCTTTGAACAGGTACTTGAAGAGGTCAGGGGGAAGCGGATTCTGGTGGCCAACCGGGGTATCCCGGCCAGGCGCATCTGCCGTTCCATCACCGAAATGTTCAACGCCAAGGCGATAATGACCGCCACGGACGTGGATAAAACCTCCCCGGCATCCTCCGGCGCCAACGAACTGCTGATGCTCGGCGCGGACCCCCGCGCGTACCTCGACCAGGAACGGATCATCCGCGAGGCCAAGGCCAACAACGTGGTCGCCATCCATCCCGGCTGGGGCTTCTGTTCCGAGGACGACACCTTCCCGGCCCGGTGCGCCAGGGAGGGGATCATCTTCATCGGTCCCGAGCAGGAACCCATGCGCATCCTCGGCAACAAGGTGGCCGTGCGCAAGCTGGCCATCGAACAGGGCGTGCCCGTGGTGCCTGGCTCCGAAGGGGCCGTGTCCATCCCCGAGGCGCGCGAGATCGCCAAGGAGATCGGCTTCCCGGTGATGCTCAAGGCCGAGGGCGGCGGCGGCGGACGCGGCATCTACGAGGTCTACCAGGAAGAGGACCTGGAGAACGCCTTCTCCAAGGCCTCGGCCCTGGCCCAGGCCTCCTTCGGCAACCCGCGCCTGTACGTGGAAAAGCTGCTGACCTCGGTGCGCCACATCGAGATCCAGGTCATCGCCGACAAGTACGGCAACGTCTTCTGCCTGGACGAGCGCGACTGCACGGTCCAGCGCAACCACCAGAAGCTCATCGAGATCACCCCGTCCCCGTGGCCCAGGTTCACCCCCGAACTGCGCGAGCGGCTCAAGGGCTATGCCCGGAAGCTGGTCTCGGCCGTGGGCTACTACTCCCTGGCCACCGTGGAATTCCTGGTGGACGCCGAGGGCGTGCCGTACCTCATCGAGGTCAACACCCGGCTCCAGGTGGAGCACGGCATCACCGAGTGCCGCTACGGCATCGACCTGGTTGAGGAGCAGATCGCCATCGCCTTCGGGGCCAAGCTGCGCCTGAACGAGGAGAACACCAAGCCGTTCCAGTGGGCCATGCAGTGCCGCATCAACTGCGAGGACCCGCAGAAGCATTTCGAACCCAACTCCGGGCGCATCACCCGGTACGTCTCGCCCGGCGGGCAGGGCATCCGCATCGACTCCTGCGTGGGCGACGGCTACCGCTTCCCGTCCAACTACGACTCGGCGGCCGCGCTGCTCATCGCCTACGGCAACTCCTGGAACAAGGTCGTGGCCCTGATGAACCGCGCCCTGCGCGAGTACATGATCGGCGGGGTCAAGACGACCATTCCCTTCCATCTCAAGATCATCGGCCACAAGAAGTTCGTCGAGGCGGATTACGACACCAATTTCGTGCGCCAGAACTACGCCGAACTCATGGACTATTCCGACCGCGAGCCGGATTCCCTGCGCCTGACCCGGCTGGTGGCCGAGATTTCGGCCCAGGGCTACAACCGCTACGTGCAGCTCGGCGAATACCGGGGCCGCGAGGACAAGCGCGTGGGCCGGTTCCACCTGGCCGAGCCGCCCGAGGTGTCCTCCTGGTTCGAGCCGCGCTTCTCGCGCAAGATGGACCGGGACGCCATCCTGGACACCCTGCGCACGGACCGCGAGGCCGGAATCATCCACATGACGGACACCACGACCCGCGACATCACCCAGTCCAACAGCGGCAACCGGTTCCGTCTGGCCGAGGACCGCATCATTGGTCCCTCGCTCGACAAGTGCGGCTTCTTCTCCCTGGAGAACGGCGGCGGGGCGCATTTCCACGTGGCCATGCTGGCGAACATGACCTATCCGTTCACCGAGGCGGCCGAGTGGAACAAGTTCGCGCCCAACACCCTCAAGCAGATCCTCATCCGGTCCACCAACATCCTGGGCTACAAGCCGCAGCCCAAGAACGTCATGCGGCTGACCGGGGAGATGATCAACGAGCACTACGAGGTCATCCGCTGTTTCGACTTCCTCAACCACGTCGATAACATGCGGCCGTTCGCCGAGGTGGCCATGACCTCGAAGCGGAACATCTTCGAGCCCGCCATCTCCCTGTCCTGGGCCAAGGGCTTCACGGTGGAGCGCTACATGACCGTGACCGACGAGATCATCCGCATGTGCTCCGAGGCGGCGGGCATCAGCCGCAAGCAGACCGAGAAGACCATCATCCTCGGCCTCAAGGACATGGGCGGCGTGTGTCCGCCCCGGTTCATGCGCGAGCTGATCTCGGCCATCACCGAAAAATATCCCGAGCTGGTCATCCACAGCCACCGGCACTACACCGACGGGCTGTTCGTCCCGACCATGGGCGCGGCCGCCCAGGCCGGCGCGCACATCGTGGACGTGGCCATCGGCGCGTCCGTGCGCTGGTACGGCCAGGGCGAGGTCCTGTCCACGGCGGCCTACATCGAGGACGAACTGGGCCTCCAGACCCACCTCGACAAGGACATGATCCGGGCGACCAACTTCCGGCTCAAGCAGATCATGCCCTACTACGACCGCTACACCGCTCCGTACTTCCAGGGCATCGACCACGACGTGGTCCGCCACGGTATGCCGGGCGGGGCGACCTCCTCCTCCCAGGAGGGCGCGCTCAAGCAGGGCTACATCAAGCTCCTGCCGTACATGCTCAAGTTCCTGGAGGGGACCCGCAAGGTGGTCCGCTACCACGACGTCACGCCGGGCTCGCAGATCACCTGGAACACCGCCTTCCTGGCCGTGACCGGGGCCTACAAGCGCGGCGGCAAGCGCGAAGTGCGCCGCATGCTCAACATCCTGGACATCGTCACCCTGTGCGGCGAGGGGGAGCTGACCGATCTCGAGCGCGAGGCGCGTCTCGACCTGTACCGCGACTCCAACGACGCCTTCCGCAACCTGCTCCTCGGCAAGTTCGGCAAGCTGCCCCTGGGCTTCCCGGCCGACTGGGTCTACCAGTCCGCCTTCGGCTCCGGCTGGGAGACGGCCATCAAGGAGCGCACCGAGGCCTCGCCCCTGACCACCCTCAAGGACGTGGACCTGGTGGCCGAGAAGAAGGCGTTGCAGTCCCGGCTGCACCGCCAGCCGTCCGAGGAAGAGTTCATCATGTATCTCAACCATCCGGGCGACGCCATCAAGACCATCGACTTCTGCGAGAAGTTCGGCAACATCAACAACCTGCCCGTGGACGTCTGGTTCGAAGGGCTGGAGAAGGGTGAGATCCTGGATTTCCAGGGCAACTGCAAGAAGCCGCACATCATGCGCATCCTGGACATCTCCGAGCCCGACGAGAACGGCATGGCCGTGGTCCGCTACGTGCTCGACTCCGAGATCATGAGCCACCAGGTCAAGGTGGCCGAGGCCGAGGCCGGGGCCAAGGACGCCACCGAGCTGGCCGATCCGTCGAACATCTTCCACGTGGGCTCGCCGAGCAACGGCGACCTGTGGGTCACCCACGTCCGCCCCGGCGACCGCGTCAAGGCGGGCGAGGAGCTGTTCAACATCTCCATCATGAAGCAGGAGAAGGCGGTCCTCGCCCCGGTGAGCGGCATGGTCCGCAGGGTCATCAAGTCCGCCAACTACACCGAGGACAAGAAGATGATCCCGGTGGTGGAAGGGGAGCTGCTCGTGGAGCTCGGACCAGAGGCGGGCGTCTGTCCCACCTGCAAGACGGTCGTTCCCTCCGAGGATTGCAACTTCTGCCCGAACTGCGGCCAGAAATTGTAA
- a CDS encoding biotin--[acetyl-CoA-carboxylase] ligase: MLPQGIFLIKPTAGDGTAVHPLWQADLRAFGPWVPAVPEGADGDHVADPDGTEPGAVPEDWLRGSGLADGTVVVAEECATTMELAARLAADELLGPWGAVVCARQSRGRGQLRRPWASLAGNMHASIVLPPTPEKGPWAEAMSDLLPLVVGHVVSEVLAGLGAQVRIKWPNDILQDGRKVGGMLIEERNGTSVVGVGLNLADCPKDAQMREDHSVPAAKIGLPFFSGGPVALLGQLVNRGKSVYAVMLDEIPPPRFISMFESKLAWFGRTILVKEGDESSYEALLAGLSLNGGLVLRRGGVETVLYSGSIFPLQVPHGAGRA; encoded by the coding sequence ATGCTTCCACAAGGAATTTTTCTCATCAAACCGACGGCCGGCGACGGCACGGCGGTGCACCCCCTCTGGCAGGCCGACCTGAGGGCCTTCGGGCCGTGGGTTCCGGCGGTCCCGGAAGGGGCGGATGGGGACCACGTGGCGGACCCGGACGGGACCGAGCCCGGCGCGGTCCCGGAGGACTGGCTGCGGGGCTCCGGCCTTGCGGACGGGACCGTGGTCGTGGCCGAGGAATGCGCGACGACCATGGAGCTGGCCGCCCGGCTTGCGGCCGACGAACTCCTCGGACCGTGGGGCGCGGTGGTCTGCGCCCGGCAGAGCCGGGGACGCGGGCAGCTGCGCCGTCCCTGGGCGTCCCTGGCCGGGAACATGCACGCCTCCATCGTGCTTCCGCCCACGCCGGAAAAGGGGCCGTGGGCCGAGGCCATGTCCGACCTCCTACCCCTGGTCGTCGGGCACGTGGTCAGCGAGGTCCTGGCCGGGCTCGGAGCCCAGGTCCGGATCAAGTGGCCCAATGACATTCTCCAGGATGGACGCAAGGTTGGCGGAATGTTGATCGAGGAGCGAAACGGCACGTCCGTCGTCGGCGTGGGGCTGAATCTCGCTGACTGTCCGAAGGACGCGCAAATGCGCGAAGATCATTCGGTCCCGGCCGCGAAAATCGGACTGCCGTTCTTTTCGGGCGGCCCCGTGGCCCTCCTGGGCCAACTTGTAAACCGTGGGAAAAGCGTGTATGCAGTAATGCTCGACGAGATTCCACCCCCTCGATTCATCTCAATGTTCGAGAGCAAACTCGCCTGGTTCGGACGAACGATCTTGGTCAAGGAAGGAGACGAGAGCTCCTATGAGGCCCTCTTGGCGGGTCTGTCCTTGAATGGTGGACTGGTTTTGCGTCGTGGCGGAGTGGAAACGGTGCTCTACTCGGGTTCGATATTCCCTCTCCAGGTTCCGCATGGGGCGGGACGGGCATAA
- a CDS encoding exopolyphosphatase has protein sequence MRLVTRSDFDGLACATLLKQLNMIDDYLFAHPKDLQDGRVEVTENDILANVPFVEGCGLWFDHHTSERDRLGEIEFEGASIPLPSCARVVYEYYGADKFPAAYGEFIKAVDKVDSADLTTDEITNPEAWVLLGFLMDPRTGLGRYRDYRISNYQLMLDMIEYCRTKSVEEILAIGDVRERADKYLKDREPFIDMLRDNATVHGDAVVLDLRRQEPIYCGNRFMVYSLFPECNISVRIIWGFKKQNVVVTVGHSILNRTSPVDVGALMLALGGGGHRAVGTCQVTEAQVPATLETILTRIDAS, from the coding sequence ATGCGACTCGTGACCCGATCCGACTTCGACGGCCTGGCCTGCGCCACCCTGCTCAAACAGCTGAACATGATTGACGACTACCTGTTCGCCCACCCCAAGGATTTGCAGGACGGCCGGGTCGAGGTGACCGAAAACGACATCCTGGCCAACGTGCCCTTTGTCGAGGGATGCGGGCTGTGGTTCGATCACCACACCAGCGAGCGGGACCGCCTCGGGGAGATCGAGTTCGAGGGCGCGAGCATCCCCCTGCCGAGCTGCGCGCGGGTCGTCTACGAATACTACGGCGCGGACAAATTCCCGGCCGCCTACGGTGAGTTCATCAAGGCCGTGGACAAGGTGGATTCGGCGGACCTGACCACCGACGAGATCACGAATCCCGAAGCCTGGGTCCTGCTCGGCTTTCTCATGGACCCCCGGACCGGGCTCGGCCGCTACCGGGACTACCGCATCAGCAACTACCAGCTCATGCTCGACATGATCGAGTACTGCCGGACCAAGTCGGTCGAGGAGATCCTGGCCATCGGCGACGTCCGGGAACGGGCGGACAAGTATCTCAAGGACCGCGAGCCGTTCATCGACATGCTCAGGGACAACGCCACGGTGCACGGGGACGCGGTGGTCCTGGACCTGCGCCGCCAGGAGCCCATCTACTGCGGCAACCGGTTCATGGTCTACAGCCTGTTCCCGGAGTGCAACATCAGCGTCCGGATCATCTGGGGATTCAAGAAGCAGAACGTGGTCGTCACCGTGGGCCACTCCATCCTCAACCGCACCAGCCCGGTGGACGTGGGCGCGCTGATGCTCGCCCTGGGCGGCGGCGGGCACCGGGCCGTGGGCACCTGTCAGGTCACCGAGGCCCAGGTCCCGGCGACCCTGGAGACGATCCTGACCCGGATCGACGCCTCATAG